In Lathyrus oleraceus cultivar Zhongwan6 chromosome 2, CAAS_Psat_ZW6_1.0, whole genome shotgun sequence, the DNA window TATGAACCAAAATAATTCACGTACTCTATACGATGGAACCAGAGTACCCAGAAGGATCAGCCTCATGTTGCTTTTGTTTCTCCACCAAGAAAGGTGTTGCAAGCAATAACAAAAGCAAAGGAGTTTCAAGTTTAGGCCAAGTTGAATGGAAAAAGaatgatgaaatattgtctgATATGAGCACTTTTTCTGTCAAAGAACAAGAGAGGAGGTTGAAGAAAGCTTTGGAAGAGGAAAAGAAGGTGAAATTTGAAGCAGAAAGGGTTGTTCAATGGGTGAAACAGGAATCGTCAAGAATTGATGTTTCTACCATCGACTCAATTCTTAGTGACAACAAGAAGAAAGAGGAAGATGTTAATTAGATATAGGTTGTGATTACAAGAAATGTTTTTCAAGTGTATAAACAATATTCGCTTTGAAATTTTCATGTTTTTCTGTATATGATGCTAgtaataattattattaataaaatgaaaTGTGTTTATTGTCACAGTTAAAACTATGTTGAGATCTTCAACAAATAATATGTCCTGGTCAAAGACATCAACATCAAGATGAAGAGATCGTCCTTAAACCGCCACACAATCTAAATGATTTGTTACCACAGGCTCAACGATATATCCACAACGAAGGAACTTTCGACGCTAGGAAAAAGTGGATTTGTGATATTTCAACATTAACGCTATTTCAACATTAATTAGAAATGGTGAGGAAAATTGGACTTTTGTCTGTTAATTACACATTGTTCTATAAGACTAATGCATGAATTCAAGGTATCTACAATGCTCTTATTCCTAATAAAATTGACTTCCGATGACATTTTTTTTTAAATGGGTCATCTTATAGCAAATGCATATGATCGAATTCTAATTTAGTTAATAAGATATGGTTTTTGAAAACTTTTTTCCATTTGTAAATTTTCTCTCGAAATAAGCAAGATGGTTGAATTGCATGTATTGGATGACTTGTAACTAAGTTGGTTTTCGTATTGGTTTACTTGAAATCAGGTGTCCTCTACCACCAACATCTCTAGAATGGAGAGAACATCATAAGAAGGAAGCATCATGTAGTATTATATTTGCGAGAGTCCCAAATAGGGATGACCCAAGTGTCCTCGCCTAATAAGGCATCACTTGGGCGCTAGCTGTATGGAGTATGGGGTCTCACATTTATGGCAGATGACATGTATAATATTGTTATCTCATCACTAGTCATACCACAACTTCTTTAAAAATAAGTGGTTAGCGGTCTTCCATAGTCAAGGAAGAGCGGTTACGATTTCTTAGGATTTACTAAATCTTAGCCCAAGAACCTCTATAAATATTTGATCATTTGAGGGAAGGAGACATATTACAACTTAACTAGCATTACATATATCAT includes these proteins:
- the LOC127121491 gene encoding uncharacterized protein LOC127121491 produces the protein MEPEYPEGSASCCFCFSTKKGVASNNKSKGVSSLGQVEWKKNDEILSDMSTFSVKEQERRLKKALEEEKKVKFEAERVVQWVKQESSRIDVSTIDSILSDNKKKEEDVN